Proteins from one Primulina huaijiensis isolate GDHJ02 chromosome 18, ASM1229523v2, whole genome shotgun sequence genomic window:
- the LOC140963850 gene encoding uncharacterized protein isoform X1, with protein sequence MPLLLISPPPPPPPFCHPTPKTSPNLPSFNISAFSTKPVSLNSVHNYGFQFLSHVRSSKTTADMDEAEEERADFTKLRQKMVSHGVKIDSCTPGLYDLLVCPKINTTGRHGSLLKFFVWSSLDLVIPWCCLKTQIFFSRCCAKVDDLCREVCPFMLAKIGVMQCGDVLIHNVEGQDRWHDMVVANTKKSNPCGNLHGKINSNSPSTREGLRLEVLGEEKIIAFTYRQNGLLVGWKYRTIEKSFGRTD encoded by the exons ATGCCTCTTCTCCTCATATCACCGCCACCGCCACCGCCACCTTTTTGTCACCCGACTCCCAAAACTTCGCCAAATCTACCATCTTTCAATATATCGGCCTTTTCTACAAAACCCGTCTCCTTAAATTCAGTTCACAATTATGGGTTCCAGTTTTTGTCTCATGTTCGGTCTTCCAAGACAACAg CTGACATGGATGAGGCGGAGGAAGAGAGGGCTGACTTTACTAAACTGAGGCAGAAAATGGTCTCCCATGGAGTAAAAATTGATTCTTGTACACCTGGACTTTATGATCTCCTTGTTTGTCCCAAG ATTAACACTACGGGGAGGCATGGGAGTTTACTGAAGTTTTTTGTATGGTCTTCATTGGATCTTGTCATCCCTTGGTGTTGCCTCAAGACCCAAATTTTCTTCTCGAGATGCTG TGCCAAGGTTGACGATCTATGCAGAGAAGTCTGTCCTTTCATGTTGGCCAAAATTG gaGTTATGCAATGTGGAGATGTTTTGATACACAATGTGGAAGGGCAGGACAGGTGGCATGACATG GTTGTTGCAAACACTAAAAAGTCTAATCCCTGTGGCAATCTTCATGGAAAAATCAATTCTAATTCGCCATCGACAAGGGAAGGTCTAAGACTAGAGGTGTTGGGTGAAGAG AAGATCATTGCCTTTACTTACAGACAAAATGGGCTACTTGTTGGCTGGAAGTACAGAACAATAGAGAAAAGTTTTGGCAG GACGGACTGA
- the LOC140963850 gene encoding uncharacterized protein isoform X2, producing the protein MPLLLISPPPPPPPFCHPTPKTSPNLPSFNISAFSTKPVSLNSVHNYGFQFLSHVRSSKTTADMDEAEEERADFTKLRQKMVSHGVKIDSCTPGLYDLLVCPKINTTGRHGSLLKFFVWSSLDLVIPWCCLKTQIFFSRCCAKVDDLCREVCPFMLAKIGTLPSKFFEVVANTKKSNPCGNLHGKINSNSPSTREGLRLEVLGEEKIIAFTYRQNGLLVGWKYRTIEKSFGRTD; encoded by the exons ATGCCTCTTCTCCTCATATCACCGCCACCGCCACCGCCACCTTTTTGTCACCCGACTCCCAAAACTTCGCCAAATCTACCATCTTTCAATATATCGGCCTTTTCTACAAAACCCGTCTCCTTAAATTCAGTTCACAATTATGGGTTCCAGTTTTTGTCTCATGTTCGGTCTTCCAAGACAACAg CTGACATGGATGAGGCGGAGGAAGAGAGGGCTGACTTTACTAAACTGAGGCAGAAAATGGTCTCCCATGGAGTAAAAATTGATTCTTGTACACCTGGACTTTATGATCTCCTTGTTTGTCCCAAG ATTAACACTACGGGGAGGCATGGGAGTTTACTGAAGTTTTTTGTATGGTCTTCATTGGATCTTGTCATCCCTTGGTGTTGCCTCAAGACCCAAATTTTCTTCTCGAGATGCTG TGCCAAGGTTGACGATCTATGCAGAGAAGTCTGTCCTTTCATGTTGGCCAAAATTGGTACACTGCCTTCTAAATTTTTCGAG GTTGTTGCAAACACTAAAAAGTCTAATCCCTGTGGCAATCTTCATGGAAAAATCAATTCTAATTCGCCATCGACAAGGGAAGGTCTAAGACTAGAGGTGTTGGGTGAAGAG AAGATCATTGCCTTTACTTACAGACAAAATGGGCTACTTGTTGGCTGGAAGTACAGAACAATAGAGAAAAGTTTTGGCAG GACGGACTGA